Part of the Pseudomonadota bacterium genome is shown below.
CCTCGCAGCCTGGCTGGCCGACATCGGCGTCGCCGAGGAGGACATCCTTGTCAACTACACGCCGTTCGGCCACTCGGACTGGCAGTCCATCGTGTCGGATGTGAAGGCCTTCGGCTCGGCTGGCAAGAAGACCGCCGTCGTCTCCACCATCAACGGCGACGCCAACGTGCCGTTCTACAAGGAACTCGGCAACCAGGGCATCAGCGCCGAAGACATTCCGGTGGTCGCCTTCTCCGTCGGTGAAGAGGAGCTCTCGGGCATCGACACCGCCCCGCTGGTTGGGCACCTCGCGGCCTGGAACTACTTCATGAGTGTCGACAGTGAGGAGAACGAGGCGTTCATCGACAGCTGGCTCGACTTCATCGGTGACGAGGACCGCGTGACCAACGACCCGATGGAAGCCCACTACATCGGCTTCAACATGTGGGTCAAAGCGGTTGAAGCGGCCGGCACCACCGACACCGATGCCGTGGTCAACTCGATCCTGGGTGTGTCCGTGCCGAACCTCTCCGGCGGTTTCTCCACCATGATGCCGAACCACCACATCACCAAGCCCGTGCTGATCGGCGAGGTGCAGGATGACGGTCAGTTCGACATCGTCTGGGAAACGCCCGGACTGGTCGCAGGGGACGCGTGGTCGGATTTTCTGCCCGGTTCCAAGGACCTGATTGCCGATTGGCGCGCGCCGATGACCTGCGGCAACTTCAATGTCATCAGCGGCCGTTGCGGCGGTGGCAGCTGAGCGCTGCGTGCGCATTCACTGAACCCAGTTGGTCTTCCTCATGTTGGTGATTCAGGGCGGCACTCGGCCGCCCGCTTTTTTGCTCGCGTGTGTGCTTTTCTGCACGGTGGTCCTGGGCCTGGTGCCCGGTCGAGCTGTGGCGGCGACCTTGTCCCCGGAGCTCGAGTCGGCGTTGTTCGATCTCACCACACGTGACAAGGCCCTGCGGCAGGATGCCATCGACCGCATCGCCGGCAGCGGTGATGCACTGAGCGAGGACCTGCTGCGGATGCTGCTCGAAGGGGACCTCTACCTCTGGAAACCCGAGAAGCGCGTGGTACGGGCCGAGAAAGACGGTCGCCGTTTTGTACTCTATGCACTGGCTGACGGCGCCGAACTCGCCACGGTGGGGCGCCGCGACGCCAAGAAGGTCGCGATCAACAACACCTTGCGGGGTGCGGTCAGATCCGCGCTCGCAACGCTCGACCTGGTCGCGGCCGACCGCGACAAACGCCTGTCTGCGGTACGCGCCCAGTTCGCCACGCTCGGCGTGCCGGTCGACCGCATTGACAGCTTGCTCGCAGCAGAGTCGGACAGCGGTGTGGCGGCCGCGCTGCGGTTGTTGCGTGCGTTGACCGTCGTTGCCGACGGTGACACCGACCGCGGGCCCCTGATGGACGGCATCGCCGCCCTGAGTCAGGCTTACGAACCCGCTGCCCTGACCACCCTCGGCGCGCGACTGGTGCAAACCGACGACGCCGAACTGCGCGACGCGTTGGGCGCGGCGATCCTGCGTATCGAGGCCCGCAAGACGCGTTTCGGAATCATCGAACAGGTGATTTTCGGGCTCAGTCTCGGCTCCATACTCGTGCTTGCGGCGATTGGTCTTGCAATCACGTTTGGCGTGATGGGCGTGATCAACATGGCGCACGGTGAGCTGATCATGCTCGGGGCCTACACCACCTGGGGCATGCAACAACTGCTGCCGACGCAACCCGGTCTGGCGTTGGTGCTGGCGCTGCCAGCGGGTTTCCTCGTGTCGGCGGCGGTCGGCATGGCGATGGAGCGGTTTGCCATCAGCAAGCTCTACGGTCGCCCGCTCGAGACTCTGCTTCTGACCTTCGGCTTCAGTCTTATCCTGCAGCAGACGGTGCGCACCGTGATCTCGGCGCGCAACGTCGCGGTCAGCAACCCGTCCTGGATGAGTGGGTCGATCGAATTCAACCCGCTGTTGTCCGTGACTGCCAACCGGGTGGTCATCTTCGGCCTCTGCCTCGCGGTGTTTGCGGTGCTCTGGTGGGTCATGCACCGCACACAGTTCGGATTGCAACTGCGGGCAGTGACGCAGAACCGGGCGATGGCGCGCTGTGTCGGCATCCGTTCGCGGCACATCGACACGCTGACCTTCGGCCTGGGTGCCGGGCTCGCAGGCATCGCCGGTGTCGCGCTCAGTCAAGTCGGCAATGTCGGACCGAACCTCGGCCAGGCCTGGATTGTCGATTCCTTTCTCGTGGTGGTGTTCGGCGGCGTGGGCAACCTCTGGGGCGCGCTGATAGGTGGGCTCAGCATCGGTGTCACGACCAAGTTGATCGAACCCTGGTCCGGCGCCGTCCTGGCAAAAGTGCTGCTGCTGGTCGCTGTGATTGTCTTCATTCAACGTCGGCCACGGGGGCTCTTTCCGCCCACCGGCCGCAGCGCGGGAGACTGAGTCATGGGCCTTGCCATGCGTGCCATGGGGCAGGACCGCGCCGGTTGCGTGTTGCTCGCCGTGCTGTTGCTTGCCGCAGTCTGGGTGCCGATTGCGTCGCTGGCGTTGCCAGACACGCACCCCTTGCACCTCGGCGCGTATTCGGTGTCCCTGTGGGGTAAATACCTGTGCTTCGGGCTG
Proteins encoded:
- the urtA gene encoding urea ABC transporter substrate-binding protein, whose amino-acid sequence is MALSCALAGHTAAASDTIKVGVLHSLSGSMAISETTLKDTMLMLVEQQNEKGGLLGKQLEAVVVDPASDWPLFAEKARELIEVQEVAAIFGSWTSVSRKSVLPVVEELNGLMFYPVQYEGEESSKNIFYTGAAPNQQAIPAVEYLRDELGVERWALLGTDYVYPRTTNKILAAWLADIGVAEEDILVNYTPFGHSDWQSIVSDVKAFGSAGKKTAVVSTINGDANVPFYKELGNQGISAEDIPVVAFSVGEEELSGIDTAPLVGHLAAWNYFMSVDSEENEAFIDSWLDFIGDEDRVTNDPMEAHYIGFNMWVKAVEAAGTTDTDAVVNSILGVSVPNLSGGFSTMMPNHHITKPVLIGEVQDDGQFDIVWETPGLVAGDAWSDFLPGSKDLIADWRAPMTCGNFNVISGRCGGGS
- the urtB gene encoding urea ABC transporter permease subunit UrtB, which encodes MLVIQGGTRPPAFLLACVLFCTVVLGLVPGRAVAATLSPELESALFDLTTRDKALRQDAIDRIAGSGDALSEDLLRMLLEGDLYLWKPEKRVVRAEKDGRRFVLYALADGAELATVGRRDAKKVAINNTLRGAVRSALATLDLVAADRDKRLSAVRAQFATLGVPVDRIDSLLAAESDSGVAAALRLLRALTVVADGDTDRGPLMDGIAALSQAYEPAALTTLGARLVQTDDAELRDALGAAILRIEARKTRFGIIEQVIFGLSLGSILVLAAIGLAITFGVMGVINMAHGELIMLGAYTTWGMQQLLPTQPGLALVLALPAGFLVSAAVGMAMERFAISKLYGRPLETLLLTFGFSLILQQTVRTVISARNVAVSNPSWMSGSIEFNPLLSVTANRVVIFGLCLAVFAVLWWVMHRTQFGLQLRAVTQNRAMARCVGIRSRHIDTLTFGLGAGLAGIAGVALSQVGNVGPNLGQAWIVDSFLVVVFGGVGNLWGALIGGLSIGVTTKLIEPWSGAVLAKVLLLVAVIVFIQRRPRGLFPPTGRSAGD